The genomic region CTTGGCTCACGCCGTAACGAATTTCATCGCGACTCATTTAGAGCTAGGTTAAATGTGACCGTGGGATTAACATAGCCGGTATTCTCTATTAGTGGTTATAAAATAAGGGCCGTACCTATGAAGGCTATCATTGGTTCTGCAGTTGGTTATGTGTTGACTCTGCTGTTGTCGAACCAAGCTATCGCCAGCGCCTCTAAAGATCACCCCTCATCGCAGCACGGTGCCACGACCGACTTTCGGGAAGAGTCTATCTACTTCGTGATGACGGCGCGTTTTTATGATGGCGATCCAAGCAACAACTACTACAACCGTGACCGTATTAAGCTAGGTGACCCACAATGGCGCGGTGATTTCCGTGGACTCATCTCTAAACTAGATTACATTAGGGATCTGGGATTCACGGCCATTTGGATTACGCCACCTATCGAGAATCGCAGCGGCCTCGATTACCATGGCTATCATGGCTACGACTGGGAGCGCGTCGACCCTCGCCTTGAATCAGACGACGCAAGTTACCAGGACCTGATTCATGCCGTGCACGCCAAAGGCATGAAAATCATCCAAGATGTGGTCATCAATCACTCTAGTCAGTACGGAATCCGGGGCAAAGTTTGGATCGATCATCTGCCCATCAAATATTTCCGGCCTGCAAACGGTAGTACGATTAACCATGGTCCATATCTGGGTCATTTAGGTGATTACCGTAGTGAGTATCGTGAAGATAACGACAACCCACTGGCGCCGCGCTGGTTTGCTGAGCGCCAATTTAGCGACGCTGCCGGTTTAAGACCGCTACGCGATCCTGTAACTGGCGTCGTCGTTCCTAAGCCAGGTTACGATCCCCAGCGCTTTTTTGGTATCGACGCAAAAAGACTCGATCCTGATTGGTATCATTTGGACGGATTTATGGCCGGCGGTGACTGGGAAAATCCACGGGCACTACAGCGCAAGCACTTAGCTGGTGATGCCGTTGACCTGGCTACGGAGCGGCAGCATGTCCAAGATTATCTAAACCAGGCCATCCATAAGTATATTGACATGGGCATCGACGGCATTCGTATTGACACGCTGAAGCACCTTGATCGGGACAACGTGCTGTCATTTGTTGATGACTGGGTGGCCTATAAACCTGATCTTTTTGTCTTTGGCGAGAACTTAGTCAAGGGCAGTGGCCTGGGGCAGGAACTTAGCAATGACAACGCATCAGCTGTGATTAGACCGTGGTGGTACACGAGGCGGGCGACGCTAGCGAGTGATCCTTATTCGGGTCCTGATTCGGGACTTTCGGTAATCGATTTCCCCTTATTTGCGACGTTTCGAGATAATATCAAAAACGGCAATTTTAGTGGCATCGGTGCCCAGCTAAACTGGGACTGGATCTATGGTGACGCGAGTAAGTTAGTTACTTTTTTCCAGAATCATGATGTAGGTCCTGACAACGACTTCAAGTATCGGTTTGGTGGTGAGATGTGGAAGGCTGCCATGGTCTATAACCTCCTCTGGACCATCCGCGGGATACCCTGCCTTTACTACGGTGAGGAAATAGAATTCCAAAAAGGGCTACCGCAAGATATCGACGGCCCGACGATGACTCTAGACCAAACGGGTCGCGCCTATTTTGGCGCGCACTTGGCATCCTCAGGGTTAACACAGACTAAAGCACACCCACTCTATCAACACATAAAACGGCTGAACCTGATTCGTCGTTCCGTACCAGCGCTGCAAAAGGGTCGGATGCAGCAGGTGCAGGAATGGGGTAGCGGCATGTCCTTCGTCCGGGATCACGCGGAAACCCATAGTTATGCGGTCGTGGGACTCGCCGCAGGGACAGCTCAGAACATCACGGTCACGGGAGTCACACCTGGTATTTACCGAGATGCCGTCAGTGGCCAGGAATATCGTTCCGTGAACGGTAAGATCTCGTTCTCCGTGGCCGCGCACGCCGCAGCTGTTCTAGTGCTAAACGGCCCGGGTAAAATTGGCAGCGACGGACTATTTCTCCATTGATGAATCGCGTGTAGACGGAGTCAACGACCTCTGATTTCAGCTGAATGTAGATAGTTGAGGAGAAGTTAACATGACCACATCACGTCATACGTCAACCCTGTGTCTCGTCCTTTTATTACTCGGTGGATGCCGTGCCTATAAGAAACAAGAAACCAGCGAGGTCCGGATCGTCGGTGGTGAGTTTCCCCATATGAACCCAGATCAAAGGACTATGGCCCATACCGTGTCCCTCATTGCCAGAGCCACACCCAATTCAGCCATGCGTTGCACCGGCGTGGTGATCGGCCCCCACCAGGTGGTCACCGCGGCGCATTGTTTGGTTAATGCCAAACAGCTCGACATAGGCATCGGACCGCGGTACTGGCGCCTACCCGGCATTCAGACCACGAATATCATGCGCCATCCGCGGTGGACGAAGGGCTATCATTATGATGTCGGCATTGTGACTTTTAGCGGCGATCTGCCCGACAAGGTTAAGCCAGTGCCGATTGCTGACAAAAACAATCTGAAGAGCGGTGACACCGTGCTTATTGCTGGCTATGGGAGCTCGGGTGAGGTTCATCCGGATTTGCGTGGTGAGTTTGGTTTTTTGCGGCAAGTCTGGGTGGAGGTTGATCTCATGGAGCCCGAGACCACTACCTTTACTATCAAGCCTTACGCGCGCAAGGGTGGCTGCCATGGAGACTCTGGCGGCCCTGCATTTCTCGACCGAGGCGGCAAACTTGAGTTGATCGGTCTGATCTCGGGACCTAGCACTGATGCACCTTGTGACGAGGGTCACGGGACCCTGACGCAGATTGCGAAGTATCAAGGCTGGCTCAAATGCGCATTTCAATTGGCCCAAAACCCATTAGACACCTTGGCTGACGATGAGTCATCCGTCGATTGCCCCGCCTCAAAGGGATGAGTGGCATATTTTCTGTCCACGTCGACTGGTCAAAATCTGGACACAACTCGTGTCCCCTAGACCCGTTACGACTAAATTGACCGATTGCTGGCCAATCTGACCGGTAAGATCACTGGCATATAATTTGCTCCCGGTGTCGACCTAATCGCCTGTGGGAGCATGTCGTGAGTGAAAAAGGTGCAAGACAACTTGTCTTGCGATTTCCGAGTTTAAGTGACGAACAGTTATTCGAAACGGCTAGAGCTGAGAGCCTTGGTTCTAGCACGCCGTTTGCCTTCGGGTATGGCGAGTGTACTGATTTCAAAGATTACTTGCAGCTTTTGCAAAACTATCGCCGGGGCACCAATCTGCCATCCGGGCACGTACCGTCACTCTTTTTACTCGCTGAGGTCAATGGCATCGTTGTTGGTCGCATTACCCTGCGCCTCGCCCTTACTAAGTCACTCTACCGCTACGGCGGCCATGTCGGCTACGTCGTCCGCCCAAAGTTTCGCGGCCAAGGCTACGCCAAAGAAATGCTCAGGCACATCATCATCATTGCCAGAGCGCTCGGCTTCAATGGACTGCTAGTCTGCACGTCGCCGACCAATGAAGCATCGATCCGCGTCATAAGGGCCTGCGGTGGCATTTATCGCGACGAAGTTAGCTATGACGACGGGATGGTGGGGCATCGCTACTGGATAAGCTGCGCCTCGGCACTAGCCACGCCTGAACAGATGCCGGAGGTGATTCCCTTACGGTCAGTTAGTGAACCA from Deltaproteobacteria bacterium harbors:
- a CDS encoding GNAT family N-acetyltransferase → MICSRCRPNRLWEHVVSEKGARQLVLRFPSLSDEQLFETARAESLGSSTPFAFGYGECTDFKDYLQLLQNYRRGTNLPSGHVPSLFLLAEVNGIVVGRITLRLALTKSLYRYGGHVGYVVRPKFRGQGYAKEMLRHIIIIARALGFNGLLVCTSPTNEASIRVIRACGGIYRDEVSYDDGMVGHRYWISCASALATPEQMPEVIPLRSVSEPTCVQN
- a CDS encoding trypsin-like serine protease; its protein translation is MTTSRHTSTLCLVLLLLGGCRAYKKQETSEVRIVGGEFPHMNPDQRTMAHTVSLIARATPNSAMRCTGVVIGPHQVVTAAHCLVNAKQLDIGIGPRYWRLPGIQTTNIMRHPRWTKGYHYDVGIVTFSGDLPDKVKPVPIADKNNLKSGDTVLIAGYGSSGEVHPDLRGEFGFLRQVWVEVDLMEPETTTFTIKPYARKGGCHGDSGGPAFLDRGGKLELIGLISGPSTDAPCDEGHGTLTQIAKYQGWLKCAFQLAQNPLDTLADDESSVDCPASKG
- a CDS encoding alpha-amylase produces the protein MKAIIGSAVGYVLTLLLSNQAIASASKDHPSSQHGATTDFREESIYFVMTARFYDGDPSNNYYNRDRIKLGDPQWRGDFRGLISKLDYIRDLGFTAIWITPPIENRSGLDYHGYHGYDWERVDPRLESDDASYQDLIHAVHAKGMKIIQDVVINHSSQYGIRGKVWIDHLPIKYFRPANGSTINHGPYLGHLGDYRSEYREDNDNPLAPRWFAERQFSDAAGLRPLRDPVTGVVVPKPGYDPQRFFGIDAKRLDPDWYHLDGFMAGGDWENPRALQRKHLAGDAVDLATERQHVQDYLNQAIHKYIDMGIDGIRIDTLKHLDRDNVLSFVDDWVAYKPDLFVFGENLVKGSGLGQELSNDNASAVIRPWWYTRRATLASDPYSGPDSGLSVIDFPLFATFRDNIKNGNFSGIGAQLNWDWIYGDASKLVTFFQNHDVGPDNDFKYRFGGEMWKAAMVYNLLWTIRGIPCLYYGEEIEFQKGLPQDIDGPTMTLDQTGRAYFGAHLASSGLTQTKAHPLYQHIKRLNLIRRSVPALQKGRMQQVQEWGSGMSFVRDHAETHSYAVVGLAAGTAQNITVTGVTPGIYRDAVSGQEYRSVNGKISFSVAAHAAAVLVLNGPGKIGSDGLFLH